From the Bacillota bacterium genome, the window GGTTGTGAGTGGGGCCGTATCGGGTGCCGACGAGCAGGAGCTGGAGCTCCTGGCGCGGCAGGGTGCCGTGGGGTACCGGCTGGCGTGCCGGGTAAGGGTGGTCGGGGACGTGCGGGTGGAGATCGACCGCCTGAGGGGGGGAGACCGCCTTCAGGTGGCGGGAGTCCTGGGGGCGCACAAGGTGCGTCCCCGGCCCGTGGTGAAGCAGGTGCAGTTCAGGATTGCGCCCCCTGCGGTGGGCGAGCGCGCGGGCGACGCGGACAGGGTAGCCGCGGCGGTGGGAGCGGGGGTGCGCTATGATCTGGAAGTTCTGCAGGCACTGTCGGACGACCTTAGGCGCTGGGATTTCGGGGGGTGGGCGGTGATCCGCGGTGACGAGGTCATCGGGGTGCGGCCGCGGCGTGCGCCTCTTTGGGGTCTGGCCGTCGACCTGGGGACGACGAAGGTGGCGG encodes:
- a CDS encoding 2Fe-2S iron-sulfur cluster-binding protein yields the protein MPVVEFQPLGRRVHVSQGATVLEAVQLLGRELGDWGVVATCGGHGRCGRCLVRVVSGAVSGADEQELELLARQGAVGYRLACRVRVVGDVRVEIDRLRGGDRLQVAGVLGAHKVRPRPVVKQVQFRIAPPAVGERAGDADRVAAAVGAGVRYDLEVLQALSDDLRRWDFGGWAVIRGDEVIGVRPRRAPLWGLAVDLGTTKVA